The following coding sequences are from one Frigoribacterium sp. Leaf415 window:
- a CDS encoding FHA domain-containing protein, translating into MAEPANPAPGEQDRAPGAPREVDTTLSFNEEFQAQLAALEGGVSTDERDAVAALPSGSALLVVRRGPNIGARFLLDSDVTIAGRHPEAGIFLDDVTVSRKHAEFRREGISFSVRDLGSLNGTYFDGVRIDEARLSDGAEVQVGKFRLTFYASRVDLANLAIK; encoded by the coding sequence ATGGCAGAGCCCGCCAACCCGGCACCCGGCGAGCAGGACCGCGCTCCCGGCGCCCCTCGCGAGGTCGACACGACCCTCAGCTTCAACGAAGAGTTCCAGGCGCAACTGGCCGCCCTCGAGGGAGGCGTGTCCACCGACGAGCGTGACGCCGTCGCCGCCCTGCCCTCGGGTTCCGCGCTGCTCGTGGTCCGCCGCGGCCCCAACATCGGCGCACGATTCCTCCTCGATTCCGACGTCACGATCGCCGGTCGTCACCCCGAGGCCGGCATCTTCCTCGACGACGTCACGGTCAGCCGCAAGCACGCCGAGTTCCGCCGCGAGGGCATCAGCTTCAGCGTGCGCGATCTCGGGTCTTTGAACGGCACCTACTTCGACGGCGTCCGCATCGACGAGGCCCGGCTCTCCGACGGGGCCGAGGTCCAGGTCGGCAAGTTCCGCCTCACGTTCTACGCATCGCGGGTCGACCTCGCGAACCTGGCGATCAAGTAG
- a CDS encoding S1C family serine protease: MNDRDGDTTTGTPNDATPVTPSASTEQQAGENAEQAIGQPAEARTLPHVTGASDARYVSAAPTWMAHDDSHQSYDATSGTSTAAGGDGARGTVPPAFGGSPKPRRSKKWLALTGAAAAVVIVAGAAGGGAYAAGRSAGTAAAQAASERQALELLPQLTQPGGGSSGSTSPFGGSTPQDGSSQGGSSQGGSSQQGTSTQTSATAATDDEKAGVVTIVSTLNYDASYKSAGTGMILTSGGLILTNNHVVQGATSIQVTVESTGETYTADVVGTDATNDVAVLKLQDATGLTPVSFDSSGDVSTGDVVHSTGNAEGTGDLVTAQGTVLATDQSITVQSESGSGTESLSGLIEVDADVVSGDSGGPLRDSDGDVVGIVTAASQGSSTITGYAIPIDHALSIAKQIQSGTGSSTVQIGLPAFLGAQISSTATGTAGGVTIAGAVEGSAAASAGLVAGDVITAIDGTPVADSSALTAAIQAHDSGDQVSVTWTDTAGTSHTATVTLGDGPAA, from the coding sequence ATGAACGACCGAGACGGCGACACCACGACCGGCACCCCGAACGACGCCACGCCCGTGACGCCCTCCGCGTCGACCGAGCAGCAGGCCGGGGAGAACGCCGAGCAGGCCATCGGGCAGCCCGCCGAGGCGCGCACCCTCCCCCACGTCACCGGCGCATCCGACGCACGCTACGTGTCGGCGGCCCCGACCTGGATGGCCCACGACGACTCGCACCAGTCGTACGACGCGACGTCGGGCACCTCGACGGCGGCCGGTGGCGACGGCGCACGGGGCACGGTGCCGCCGGCCTTCGGCGGCTCGCCCAAGCCCCGCCGCTCGAAGAAGTGGCTCGCCCTCACCGGTGCGGCGGCCGCCGTCGTCATCGTCGCGGGTGCGGCGGGCGGCGGTGCCTACGCCGCCGGTCGCTCGGCCGGAACCGCGGCGGCACAGGCCGCCAGCGAACGCCAGGCCCTCGAGCTGCTGCCCCAGCTCACGCAGCCGGGCGGCGGGTCGAGCGGCTCGACGTCCCCGTTCGGCGGCTCGACCCCGCAGGACGGATCGTCACAGGGAGGGTCGTCACAGGGCGGGTCGTCGCAGCAGGGCACCTCGACCCAGACCAGCGCCACGGCGGCGACCGACGACGAGAAGGCCGGCGTCGTCACCATCGTGTCGACCCTGAACTACGACGCCTCGTACAAGTCCGCGGGCACGGGCATGATCCTGACCTCGGGCGGGCTCATCCTGACGAACAACCACGTCGTCCAGGGCGCCACCAGCATCCAGGTCACCGTCGAGTCGACGGGCGAGACCTACACGGCCGACGTCGTGGGCACGGACGCCACGAACGACGTGGCGGTGCTGAAGCTGCAGGACGCGACCGGCCTCACCCCGGTGAGCTTCGACTCGTCCGGCGACGTGTCCACGGGCGACGTCGTCCACTCGACGGGCAACGCCGAGGGCACGGGCGACCTGGTCACCGCCCAGGGCACGGTCCTCGCCACGGACCAGTCGATCACGGTCCAGAGCGAGTCCGGCTCGGGCACCGAGTCGCTGTCGGGCCTCATCGAGGTCGACGCGGACGTGGTCTCGGGCGACTCCGGAGGCCCCCTGCGCGACAGTGACGGTGACGTCGTCGGCATCGTGACGGCGGCCTCGCAGGGCTCGTCGACGATCACCGGGTACGCCATCCCGATCGACCACGCCCTGTCGATCGCCAAGCAGATCCAGTCGGGCACGGGCAGCTCCACCGTGCAGATCGGCCTGCCCGCTTTCCTCGGCGCGCAGATCTCGAGCACGGCGACCGGCACCGCGGGCGGCGTCACGATCGCCGGCGCCGTCGAGGGCAGCGCGGCGGCGTCGGCCGGCCTCGTCGCCGGCGACGTGATCACCGCGATCGACGGGACGCCCGTGGCGGACTCGTCCGCACTCACGGCCGCGATCCAGGCGCACGACTCGGGCGACCAGGTCTCGGTGACCTGGACCGACACGGCCGGCACGTCCCACACCGCGACCGTCACGTTGGGCGACGGCCCCGCCGCCTGA
- a CDS encoding NUDIX hydrolase, whose product MNTQEPADGWVEAPDGRRFWGRAGAAGLLVVDPDDRVLLQHRADWSHFGGTWGLPGGARHHGESAVEGALRESGEEAAVPRDALRLLFAAELDLGFWSYTTVVARAVRPFEPVVSDAESIALGWVPADEVAGLPLHPGFAASWPRLRPELRGEVHVVVDVANVLGSRPDGWWRDRVGATNRFLDALSRGARDGVAESLVSSGGGGDDTPVVASGPDRHASPTDAAAFADGSAAEPPGAPTWRWPETTAVVEGEARAVGDTFPGLTVDRAEADGDSAIVARVRGLRDGSGVAPRVVVVTADRGLTDRVAALGATVVRPGVFRHAVGLD is encoded by the coding sequence GTGAACACGCAGGAGCCCGCGGACGGCTGGGTCGAGGCCCCCGACGGACGTCGGTTCTGGGGCCGCGCCGGGGCCGCGGGTCTGCTCGTCGTCGACCCCGACGACCGGGTGCTGCTGCAGCACCGGGCCGACTGGAGCCACTTCGGCGGCACCTGGGGACTGCCCGGCGGAGCACGCCATCACGGCGAGAGCGCGGTCGAGGGCGCCCTGCGCGAGAGCGGTGAGGAGGCAGCCGTGCCGCGCGACGCGTTGCGACTCCTGTTCGCCGCCGAGCTCGACCTCGGCTTCTGGTCGTACACCACCGTCGTCGCCCGCGCCGTGCGACCGTTCGAACCCGTGGTCTCGGACGCCGAGAGCATCGCCCTGGGCTGGGTGCCGGCAGACGAGGTGGCCGGTCTCCCGCTGCACCCCGGTTTCGCCGCGTCGTGGCCGAGGCTCCGGCCCGAGCTCAGGGGCGAGGTGCACGTCGTCGTCGACGTCGCGAACGTCCTCGGCTCCCGACCCGACGGCTGGTGGCGCGACCGCGTCGGTGCCACGAACCGGTTCCTCGACGCCCTCTCGCGCGGCGCCCGGGACGGAGTGGCCGAGTCGCTCGTCTCGTCCGGCGGCGGAGGGGACGACACGCCGGTCGTGGCGAGTGGGCCGGACCGGCACGCCTCCCCGACGGACGCCGCGGCGTTCGCGGACGGCTCCGCCGCCGAGCCGCCCGGGGCGCCCACCTGGCGGTGGCCGGAGACGACCGCCGTCGTCGAAGGCGAGGCGCGGGCCGTCGGAGACACGTTCCCCGGTCTGACCGTCGACCGTGCCGAGGCCGACGGCGACTCGGCGATCGTGGCCCGCGTGCGCGGCCTGCGTGACGGGTCCGGCGTGGCACCTCGTGTCGTCGTCGTGACCGCCGACCGGGGCCTCACCGACCGGGTGGCCGCCCTCGGGGCGACCGTCGTGCGTCCGGGCGTCTTCCGCCACGCCGTCGGCCTCGACTGA
- a CDS encoding VOC family protein: MFRPQSGYSGFSVDDVPAATSFYRDVLGLETEVVVDGEMFRLRLPGGAAWVFVYGKPDHVAASYTVLNLVVDDVDAALDGLAELGLEPQHLGGHSDERGVMRGRSMGWGPDIAWFTDPAGNVFSVQQP; encoded by the coding sequence GTGTTCCGTCCGCAGTCCGGCTACTCCGGGTTCAGCGTCGACGACGTGCCCGCCGCCACGTCCTTCTACCGCGACGTCCTCGGCCTCGAGACCGAGGTCGTCGTCGACGGTGAGATGTTCCGCCTGCGCCTGCCGGGAGGCGCGGCGTGGGTCTTCGTCTACGGCAAGCCCGACCACGTGGCCGCGTCGTACACCGTCCTCAACCTCGTCGTCGACGACGTCGACGCCGCCCTCGACGGGCTGGCCGAGCTCGGCCTCGAACCACAGCACCTCGGCGGCCACTCCGACGAACGCGGCGTCATGCGCGGGCGCAGCATGGGGTGGGGCCCCGACATCGCCTGGTTCACGGACCCGGCCGGCAACGTCTTCTCGGTGCAGCAGCCCTGA
- a CDS encoding J domain-containing protein → MTPSPASATPYEVLGVPSTASTDDLRRAYRRLARQTHPDLGGTAQAFRDLQHAWQQVGTPEARAAYDRGSGSRSTAPTGSARSAGSSAPGWSPPPREPARTDSKPKARVHGHPGGANRERYLGLMREWVGRGVPLDDPYDERLVRSAPPEIRHVLADAMAEEATVAAVTELGIGFTIWSDVDAGAEGKLDHVVLGPSGLFAVQSSDWGSEVQVSRGELVGRGIPADEEPVRDLTRQARAVRRETRVSFTAQLIVVPDDDFAPALEKVGRRAGGTWVVRRSLLPQVLRHGPELGDRTSISDVFEVRARLQQAIRFV, encoded by the coding sequence GTGACGCCCAGTCCCGCCTCCGCCACGCCCTACGAGGTGCTCGGCGTGCCGTCGACGGCGTCGACCGACGATCTGCGCCGCGCCTACCGACGGCTGGCCCGCCAGACCCACCCCGACCTCGGGGGCACCGCGCAGGCCTTCCGCGACCTGCAGCACGCCTGGCAACAGGTGGGCACGCCCGAGGCCCGTGCCGCCTACGACCGGGGGTCGGGCTCACGAAGCACCGCTCCCACGGGCAGCGCGCGGTCCGCGGGGTCGAGTGCCCCCGGCTGGTCACCGCCGCCCCGCGAGCCGGCTCGCACCGATTCCAAGCCCAAGGCCCGGGTCCACGGTCACCCCGGCGGCGCGAACCGCGAGCGGTACCTCGGACTGATGCGCGAGTGGGTCGGTCGGGGAGTCCCGCTCGACGACCCGTACGACGAGCGCCTCGTCCGGAGCGCGCCTCCCGAGATCCGTCACGTCCTGGCCGACGCCATGGCCGAAGAGGCCACCGTCGCCGCCGTCACCGAGCTGGGCATCGGCTTCACCATCTGGAGCGACGTCGACGCGGGTGCCGAGGGCAAGCTCGACCACGTCGTGCTCGGGCCGTCGGGCCTCTTCGCGGTCCAGTCCTCCGACTGGGGCAGCGAGGTCCAGGTGTCCCGGGGCGAGCTCGTCGGTCGGGGCATCCCCGCCGACGAAGAGCCCGTCCGCGACCTCACGCGTCAGGCCCGGGCCGTCCGACGAGAGACCCGCGTGTCGTTCACGGCCCAGCTGATCGTCGTGCCCGACGACGACTTCGCTCCCGCCCTCGAGAAGGTCGGGCGCCGGGCAGGCGGCACCTGGGTCGTGCGCCGGTCGCTGCTGCCGCAGGTCCTGCGGCACGGGCCCGAGCTCGGCGACCGCACGAGCATCTCGGACGTCTTCGAGGTGCGGGCGCGGCTTCAGCAGGCCATCCGGTTCGTCTGA
- a CDS encoding TIGR02611 family protein, producing MDEQPETPDGVPPVENRGAGPHRGRRRRALRDGHARMRLRLDGHPRLRLLYKIGVGVLGALIVVVGLVLVPLPGPGWLIVFVGVAVLGTEFPAAHRITRWARRLARRARLRWRAWRVARAVRRSSTVDPSAAPSR from the coding sequence ATGGACGAGCAGCCCGAGACCCCGGACGGTGTGCCCCCGGTCGAGAACCGCGGGGCCGGCCCGCACCGCGGCAGGCGGCGCCGTGCGCTGAGGGACGGTCACGCGAGGATGCGACTCCGGCTCGACGGGCATCCGCGTCTCCGGTTGCTCTACAAGATCGGCGTCGGGGTGCTCGGGGCCTTGATCGTCGTCGTGGGCCTGGTCCTCGTCCCGCTGCCCGGGCCCGGTTGGCTCATCGTCTTCGTCGGCGTCGCCGTGCTCGGCACCGAGTTCCCGGCCGCCCACCGCATCACCCGGTGGGCGCGTCGGCTCGCGCGGCGCGCTCGTCTCCGGTGGCGCGCCTGGCGGGTCGCCCGGGCGGTGCGCCGATCGTCGACCGTGGACCCCTCGGCCGCCCCGTCGCGGTGA
- a CDS encoding aldo/keto reductase, whose amino-acid sequence MDYTHLGRTGLSVSRAVLGTMNFGPQTTEDDSHAIMDRAHELGVNFFDTANVYGWEKGEGITEQIIGRWFARGGGRREKTVLATKLYGDMGDWPNDGKLSALNIRRALDASLKRLQTDHIDLYQFHHVDRETPWDEIWQAMEVAVQQGKVLYVGSSNFAGWHIAQAQEAAKARHFSGLVSEQSIYNLIVRDVERETLPATRHYGLGMIPWSPLNGGLLGGVIEKTEEGSRRLEGRSADYVAEHRDQLEAYEAFARELGHAPGEVALAWLLHQPGVTGPITGPRTMAQLESAVAAVDVKLDETALARLDEIFPGHETSPEDYAW is encoded by the coding sequence ATGGATTACACACACCTCGGACGCACAGGGTTGTCCGTCTCCCGGGCCGTGCTCGGCACGATGAACTTCGGGCCGCAGACCACGGAGGACGACTCCCACGCGATCATGGACCGGGCGCACGAGCTCGGCGTCAACTTCTTCGACACGGCGAACGTCTACGGCTGGGAGAAGGGCGAAGGCATCACCGAACAGATCATCGGTCGCTGGTTCGCCCGCGGAGGTGGGCGGCGGGAGAAGACCGTCCTCGCCACCAAGCTGTACGGCGACATGGGCGACTGGCCGAACGACGGGAAGCTCAGTGCGCTGAACATCCGACGTGCGCTCGACGCGAGCCTGAAGCGACTCCAGACGGACCACATCGACCTCTACCAGTTCCACCACGTGGACCGTGAGACCCCGTGGGACGAGATCTGGCAGGCGATGGAGGTCGCCGTCCAGCAGGGCAAGGTGCTCTACGTCGGCAGCAGCAACTTCGCCGGCTGGCACATCGCGCAGGCCCAGGAGGCCGCCAAGGCTCGACACTTCAGCGGTCTCGTGAGCGAGCAGTCGATCTACAACCTGATCGTTCGGGACGTCGAGCGCGAGACCCTTCCCGCCACCCGGCACTATGGCCTCGGCATGATCCCGTGGTCGCCGCTGAACGGCGGCCTGCTCGGTGGCGTGATCGAGAAGACCGAAGAGGGGTCGCGTCGACTCGAGGGACGGAGCGCCGACTACGTGGCCGAGCACCGCGACCAGCTGGAGGCCTACGAGGCATTCGCGCGAGAGCTCGGGCACGCCCCGGGCGAGGTCGCACTCGCGTGGCTGCTGCACCAGCCGGGCGTCACCGGACCGATCACCGGCCCCCGGACCATGGCACAACTGGAGTCGGCGGTCGCCGCCGTCGACGTGAAGCTGGACGAGACCGCGCTGGCGCGGTTGGACGAGATCTTCCCCGGGCACGAGACGTCGCCCGAGGACTACGCGTGGTGA
- a CDS encoding aldo/keto reductase, whose product MKTRTIGDVTVSAIGLGGMPLSIEGRPDEKQGIATIHAALEQGITLIDTADAYHQAGKDEVGHNELLIAKALKSYHADTDQVLVATKGGHLRPEAGAWAQNGDPAYLKEAAKASAKRLGVETIGLYQFHRPDPAVPYADSIGALAELLDEGVIRMAGISNATPEQIREANEVLDDRLVSVQNQYSPAFRSSEAELVLCDEMGIAFLPWSPLGGITNAGELGAKHAVFAEIANARRVTPQVLTLAWELAKSELVIPIPGSTRPQTIMNSATATSIKLSADEIQRLDAA is encoded by the coding sequence ATGAAGACCAGGACAATCGGAGACGTGACGGTCAGTGCCATCGGCTTGGGCGGCATGCCCCTGTCGATCGAGGGCCGACCCGACGAGAAGCAGGGAATCGCGACGATCCACGCCGCCCTCGAGCAGGGCATCACCCTGATCGACACGGCCGACGCGTACCACCAGGCCGGCAAGGACGAGGTCGGACACAACGAGCTGCTCATCGCCAAGGCGCTGAAGAGCTACCACGCCGACACCGACCAGGTGCTCGTCGCGACGAAGGGCGGGCACCTCCGCCCCGAGGCGGGAGCCTGGGCGCAGAACGGCGACCCTGCGTACCTCAAGGAGGCCGCGAAGGCCTCCGCGAAGCGGCTCGGCGTCGAGACGATCGGGCTGTACCAGTTCCACCGCCCGGACCCGGCGGTGCCCTACGCCGACTCGATCGGCGCCCTGGCGGAGCTGCTCGACGAGGGCGTCATCCGCATGGCGGGCATCTCGAACGCCACCCCGGAGCAGATCCGCGAGGCGAACGAGGTCCTCGACGACCGCCTCGTCTCGGTCCAGAACCAGTACTCGCCCGCGTTCCGGTCGAGCGAGGCGGAGCTCGTGCTGTGCGACGAGATGGGCATCGCCTTCCTGCCGTGGAGCCCCCTCGGCGGGATCACGAACGCGGGTGAGCTCGGAGCGAAGCACGCCGTGTTCGCCGAGATCGCCAACGCCCGACGGGTGACCCCCCAGGTCCTGACGCTCGCCTGGGAGCTCGCCAAGTCCGAGCTCGTCATCCCCATCCCGGGGTCGACCCGACCGCAGACGATCATGAACTCGGCCACGGCGACGTCGATCAAGCTCTCGGCCGACGAGATCCAGCGGCTCGACGCCGCCTGA
- a CDS encoding YbhB/YbcL family Raf kinase inhibitor-like protein — protein sequence MADANLTRPYDIIGIVPEFALSSTDLTHGGELQRAQVSGIMGPGGDDASPQLSWSGAPEGTKSYAVTVYDPYAPTGSGFWHWAVADLPADTTSLPSGAGDDQGSGLPEGAIQLKNDGGLARYVGAAPPEGHGPHTYFVAVHALDVEKVGVDETASPAYLGFNLHFHTLARAVISATFEVPAA from the coding sequence ATGGCCGACGCCAACCTGACCCGCCCGTACGACATCATCGGCATCGTGCCCGAGTTCGCGCTCTCGAGCACGGACCTCACCCACGGGGGCGAGCTGCAGCGAGCCCAGGTGAGCGGCATCATGGGCCCCGGCGGAGACGACGCCAGCCCCCAGCTGAGCTGGTCCGGCGCACCCGAGGGCACCAAGAGCTACGCCGTCACCGTCTACGACCCCTACGCCCCCACGGGGTCGGGCTTCTGGCACTGGGCCGTGGCCGACCTTCCCGCCGACACGACGTCGCTGCCCTCCGGTGCAGGTGACGACCAGGGCTCGGGTCTGCCCGAGGGGGCGATCCAGTTGAAGAACGACGGCGGGCTCGCCCGCTACGTCGGCGCCGCACCGCCCGAGGGCCACGGACCGCACACCTACTTCGTCGCGGTGCACGCCCTCGACGTCGAGAAGGTCGGGGTCGACGAGACCGCCAGCCCGGCGTACCTCGGCTTCAACCTGCACTTCCACACGCTGGCCCGCGCGGTGATCTCGGCCACCTTCGAGGTCCCGGCGGCCTGA
- a CDS encoding aldo/keto reductase family protein: MKFRYLGNSGLKVSELTYGNWLTHGSQVENDTATRCVRAALDVGISSFDTADVYANTQAETVLGEALKGERRESLEIFTKVYGPTGPKGHNDTGLSRKHITESINGSLTRLQTDYVDLYQAHRYDVETPLDETMETFADLVRQGKVLYIGVSEWNAEQLREAHALARELKIQLVSNQPEYSLLWRVIEGEVVPASAELGISQIVWSPVAQGVLTGKYTVGAELPAGSRATDQKGGAGMIERWLRDDVLDAVAQLEPIAADLGLTQAQLSLAWVLSNENVASAIIGASRPEQVESNAKASGVTLEADVLSRIESIFDGLAETDPRKTQMPSGREA, translated from the coding sequence ATGAAGTTCAGGTACCTCGGCAACAGCGGGCTCAAGGTCAGCGAGCTCACCTACGGCAACTGGCTCACCCACGGGTCCCAGGTCGAGAACGACACGGCGACGCGCTGCGTCCGCGCGGCCCTCGACGTCGGCATCAGCTCGTTCGACACGGCCGACGTCTACGCCAACACCCAGGCCGAGACGGTCCTCGGCGAGGCGCTGAAGGGTGAGCGTCGCGAGTCGCTCGAGATCTTCACCAAGGTCTACGGTCCCACCGGACCGAAGGGGCACAACGACACCGGGCTCAGCCGGAAGCACATCACCGAGTCGATCAACGGGTCGCTCACGCGCCTGCAGACCGATTACGTCGACCTCTACCAGGCACACCGGTACGACGTCGAGACGCCCCTCGACGAGACGATGGAGACCTTCGCCGACCTCGTCCGCCAGGGCAAGGTGCTCTACATCGGCGTCTCGGAGTGGAATGCCGAGCAGCTCCGCGAGGCGCACGCCCTGGCCCGCGAGCTGAAGATCCAGCTCGTCTCGAACCAGCCCGAGTACTCGCTGCTCTGGCGGGTCATCGAGGGCGAGGTCGTCCCCGCGTCGGCCGAGCTCGGCATCTCGCAGATCGTCTGGTCGCCCGTCGCCCAAGGCGTCCTGACCGGAAAGTACACCGTCGGCGCCGAGTTGCCGGCGGGTAGCCGGGCGACCGACCAGAAGGGCGGCGCGGGCATGATCGAGCGCTGGCTGCGCGACGACGTCCTCGACGCCGTGGCCCAGCTGGAGCCGATCGCGGCCGACCTGGGCCTCACACAGGCCCAGCTCTCGTTGGCATGGGTGCTGTCGAACGAGAACGTCGCCTCGGCGATCATCGGGGCCTCGCGTCCCGAGCAGGTCGAGTCGAACGCGAAGGCCTCGGGAGTGACCCTCGAGGCCGACGTCCTGTCGCGCATCGAGTCGATCTTCGACGGCCTCGCCGAGACGGACCCGCGCAAGACGCAGATGCCGAGCGGCCGCGAAGCCTGA
- a CDS encoding EI24 domain-containing protein produces MAVIGEFFGGVGLLGRGLRLWATSPRLMLLGAVPALVVGAVFATGLVVVGLAADDIARAVTPFADEWPEWQRTLVRLGGGLAVAALAVLLAVVAFTAVTLLVGDPFYERIWRRVEAREGDPPADVDRGFWRGLARSAGDSLRLLLATAGVGVLLFVGGFVPIVGQTVVPVLGALVGGWFLAVELTGYAFDARGRSLAERRRGLAVNRARTLGLGTATYLLFFVPLGAVLVMPAAVAAATLLAREVTAEPTGPAGPTPGAPPATPVVGPPAPAGDYHPPA; encoded by the coding sequence GTGGCGGTGATCGGGGAGTTCTTCGGCGGGGTGGGCTTGCTCGGCCGGGGGCTGCGGCTGTGGGCGACGTCCCCGCGGCTGATGCTGCTGGGTGCGGTGCCCGCCCTCGTCGTGGGTGCGGTCTTCGCCACCGGCCTCGTCGTCGTCGGTCTCGCCGCCGACGACATCGCCCGCGCCGTGACGCCGTTCGCGGACGAGTGGCCCGAGTGGCAGCGCACCCTCGTGCGCCTCGGCGGAGGTCTCGCCGTGGCGGCCCTGGCCGTGCTGCTCGCGGTCGTCGCGTTCACCGCCGTCACGCTGCTCGTCGGCGATCCCTTCTACGAGCGCATCTGGCGCCGCGTCGAAGCGCGAGAGGGCGACCCGCCGGCCGACGTCGATCGTGGCTTCTGGCGCGGGCTCGCCCGGAGTGCCGGCGACTCGCTCCGACTGCTGCTGGCCACGGCCGGGGTGGGCGTCCTGCTGTTCGTCGGAGGATTCGTGCCGATCGTCGGCCAGACCGTCGTGCCGGTCCTCGGTGCGCTGGTCGGCGGATGGTTCCTCGCGGTCGAGCTCACCGGCTACGCCTTCGACGCCCGGGGGCGCTCGCTCGCCGAGCGCCGCCGCGGGCTCGCCGTCAACCGGGCGCGCACCCTGGGGCTGGGCACCGCGACCTACCTGCTGTTCTTCGTCCCGCTCGGGGCGGTGCTCGTCATGCCGGCGGCCGTCGCCGCGGCCACCCTGCTCGCCCGCGAGGTGACCGCCGAGCCGACCGGACCGGCCGGGCCGACGCCCGGGGCACCGCCCGCGACACCGGTCGTCGGACCCCCCGCCCCGGCCGGCGACTACCATCCCCCGGCATGA
- a CDS encoding aldo/keto reductase: MTTPATPTNPAVTLPDGRVVPALGQGTWNIGDDPRRRTDEIAALRAGLDAGLTMVDTAEMYGGGRSESLVGEAIAGRRDEVFLVGKVLPSNASRQGTVDACHASLRRLGTDRLDLYLLHWRGRHPLAETVEALEALVTEGAIGGWGVSNFDVDDLHELLSVPGGENVQTNQVLYNLARRGPEFDLLPWAREHGVPLTSYSPVDGGELLGHPVLEQVATDLGVSSAQLALAWVLRLVPDLMVAVKAGTAEHTLENAAALAIDLGDQAFVQLERAFPAPTTKVPLEMR, translated from the coding sequence ATGACCACCCCCGCCACACCGACCAACCCCGCCGTCACCCTGCCCGACGGGCGCGTCGTCCCGGCCCTCGGCCAGGGCACCTGGAACATCGGCGACGACCCACGCCGCCGCACCGACGAGATCGCCGCCCTCCGGGCCGGCCTCGATGCCGGCCTGACGATGGTCGACACCGCCGAGATGTACGGCGGCGGGAGGTCCGAGTCGCTGGTCGGCGAGGCGATCGCGGGTCGACGCGACGAGGTGTTCCTGGTCGGCAAGGTGTTGCCGAGCAACGCCTCGCGGCAGGGCACCGTCGACGCCTGCCATGCCAGCCTCCGGCGGCTGGGCACCGACCGCCTCGACCTCTACCTGCTGCACTGGCGCGGACGCCATCCCCTCGCCGAGACGGTCGAGGCCCTGGAGGCGCTGGTCACCGAGGGGGCGATCGGCGGCTGGGGGGTCAGCAACTTCGACGTCGACGACCTGCACGAGCTGCTCTCGGTGCCCGGTGGCGAGAACGTCCAGACGAACCAGGTCCTCTACAACCTGGCCCGTCGCGGGCCCGAGTTCGACCTGCTGCCCTGGGCACGCGAGCACGGCGTGCCGCTCACGTCGTACTCCCCCGTCGACGGCGGAGAGCTGCTCGGCCACCCCGTGCTCGAGCAGGTCGCGACCGACCTCGGCGTCTCGTCGGCTCAACTCGCCCTGGCCTGGGTGCTGCGCCTCGTGCCCGACCTGATGGTCGCCGTCAAGGCGGGCACGGCCGAGCACACGCTCGAGAACGCGGCGGCCCTGGCGATCGACCTCGGCGACCAGGCGTTCGTGCAGCTCGAGCGGGCGTTCCCCGCGCCGACGACCAAGGTGCCCCTCGAGATGCGCTGA